A region of the Pricia mediterranea genome:
TCGTAGGCGTTCTTATGTCCGTATTTCTTTGACAAGTACCGTGCATGCCTAGAGCACTGTTCCGGGGGGGTGGCCCAGCGTTGGCTCTCGTCTTTGATGGCGTCGACGAACTTGTCTTCGTGCATGCCCGCCCAAAATTCGGCGATCAGTTTCTCTTCGTCGGTCAGGTTGGCACTATACCGCAATACCTCGTCGACCTGCTTTTTAAAATCACCTTTGCCACAGCTGGCAGGTGCCGGGGGCCTGTATTGTCCCGACCAGGTCAGTGCGAAAGGCTTGACCAGGCCCCAATGGGCGGTCAAGAACTCCTGGGGTTTGTTGTCCCGCATTTGGGGCTGCCAACGGTCTTCGTATTTCATGGGCTGCGGTACGGGGGGATTGACCGGCCAGTAGCCGCTAAAATCGGAGTAGCCGCCCATGTGCAGGGTCGCATGGAGGTTCGAGGCATCGCCCGCCCGGCATTCGAGGACCAGGAGGCCGGACAGGTTGCCGATACCGACGGCATTGTCCGTTTTCAGGTTTTTGTCGTCGGGATCGTATCCGCAGTCGCACATAAAATCGCGAAACATGGATTTCTTTTCAGGAGGAAGTCTTCCCCAGAAGAGGGCCTGTGCCACGGTAAAGGCGGCGTGGCTGTATGCCCTTTCACGGTTTTCGGAGGTGCATTCGCTATCGCTCCGTTTTAGGCGGCTGCCCGTAGTGGTGCTGACCTCGCAGCCCCCGTCGTTGTAGTTCGTCCATGCATCGTACATCGCGGTATGTACCACGGCCAAGGCCCGGGCTGCTATGGTAGGCGCAAAGTTGACACAATGGATGGCATCGCAGACGAGCCGGTTCCATTGGTGGGCTTTGCTGGGCGTGAAACTCTTTTTTGTTGCCATGATCTTTATGTTTTATTTCGTATTATTTGTATGTTTTATTCAATGTCTCCCCATGATTTGATGATAAACCACTTACCGACCATGTAGTATGGTCTGTTGGTCTTGATTTGGCCATTTTCTATATACTCTACGGTTTGGTTATAGATCTTATTGCCTATGCCAGCGTTCATATCTCTATAAAGTGGCCATAAATTGTCAACTGCATCGGGACCGTCCCAGCCGAGATCTTGCACATGATCAGGACTCATATCGCTCCAATCATAACTATAGTTTTTGAGAAGGGTTCTGAACCGTCCTTCCATGCCTTTTCTCTTAGGCTTGGAACGGGTGCGTTTCATTTTTTTATCGATTTGGGGTTTACGGAGTCCATCTACGCCTATATCCACTACCTTTATCGCTTCGCCATCGCCGTCACGAATTTTATCTTTCTGTCCGGGAAATGGTGTGAATTTAGAACCGAGATATTGGGTCGGTGCGACCTCTATTTCTGTTGTACTGTCCATATCCGGATAGACATCCACTGCAGGTGGAGGCGTTTTACCCTTACGCGTCCAGCCACTATTTTTGGGCTTAAGGGTAATCGGATTGTGCCAACTTCTCTTCGTCCAACGTATCGTAATGGGGTAATCATAAGTGCCATCCCCTATTTCACTCGAGGGGTTTCTGTCCGGATCTCCGGAAAGCGGGTTTCCAAAATCGCTTAGGTCGTATCGCTCCCCGAATGCCCCTATCTGCTCACCAAGGGCTTCAAAACCGGGCAATTTGCTTTTGTCCGTAGATTCCTCAGGGTCAATTCCCATTCTTTTCAGCCGAATGATCAGGTTTGTGGTAGTTTTTTGCAAT
Encoded here:
- a CDS encoding vanadium-dependent haloperoxidase; this encodes MATKKSFTPSKAHQWNRLVCDAIHCVNFAPTIAARALAVVHTAMYDAWTNYNDGGCEVSTTTGSRLKRSDSECTSENRERAYSHAAFTVAQALFWGRLPPEKKSMFRDFMCDCGYDPDDKNLKTDNAVGIGNLSGLLVLECRAGDASNLHATLHMGGYSDFSGYWPVNPPVPQPMKYEDRWQPQMRDNKPQEFLTAHWGLVKPFALTWSGQYRPPAPASCGKGDFKKQVDEVLRYSANLTDEEKLIAEFWAGMHEDKFVDAIKDESQRWATPPEQCSRHARYLSKKYGHKNAYDIKMFFLVCNALLDAGIAAWDCKVHYDYVRPISAIRNMYRGKTIEAWGGPCEGTQEIEGENWLPYIPTPPFAEYVSGHSTFSAAAQEVLSSFCESDDYGETAIIPKGGSRIEPGCTPAEDLTLKWKLIRDASDQAGISRLYGGIHFRDGDQEGRELGRKVGCEVWNRAVEYFNGKLG